A region from the Streptomyces lydicus genome encodes:
- a CDS encoding TrmH family RNA methyltransferase: MSSEKTAPAEALQYDEGFGTQIGVGPHPEPWPQDDRLDPELLAHGDRRNVVDHYRYWKREAIVADLDTRRHDFHVAVENWGHDFNIGSVVRTANAFLAKEIHIVGQRRWNRRGAMVTDRYQHVRHHPDTADLTAWAAAEELPIIGIDNLPGSVPLETTALPRRCVLLFGQEGPGLTEQARRHASLVCSIAQFGSTRSINAGAAAAIAMHAWIGRHARIEGPDGG, translated from the coding sequence GTGAGCAGCGAGAAAACCGCCCCCGCCGAGGCCCTTCAGTACGACGAGGGGTTCGGGACCCAGATCGGCGTCGGACCGCATCCGGAGCCCTGGCCCCAGGACGACCGCCTGGACCCCGAGCTGCTTGCGCACGGCGACCGCCGCAATGTCGTCGACCACTACCGCTACTGGAAGCGTGAGGCGATCGTCGCCGACCTCGACACCCGCCGCCATGACTTCCATGTGGCGGTCGAGAACTGGGGCCACGACTTCAACATCGGCTCGGTCGTACGGACCGCGAATGCGTTCCTGGCCAAGGAGATCCATATCGTCGGGCAGCGCCGCTGGAACCGCCGCGGCGCGATGGTGACCGACCGCTACCAGCACGTCCGCCACCACCCGGACACCGCGGACCTCACCGCCTGGGCGGCGGCCGAGGAGCTGCCGATCATCGGGATCGACAATCTCCCCGGTTCCGTGCCGCTGGAGACGACCGCGCTGCCGCGGCGCTGTGTGCTGCTGTTCGGCCAGGAGGGGCCGGGGCTGACCGAACAGGCGCGCCGGCATGCCTCGCTGGTCTGCTCGATCGCGCAGTTCGGCTCGACCCGTTCGATCAACGCGGGGGCGGCGGCCGCCATCGCGATGCATGCCTGGATCGGCCGCCATGCGCGGATCGAGGGGCCGGACGGCGGCTGA
- a CDS encoding 3-hydroxyacyl-CoA dehydrogenase, with amino-acid sequence MTALATSSTVAVVGTGTMGQGIAQVALVAGHRVRLYDTAPGRAGQAAGAIVGRLDRLVEKGRITADERDAARGRLSPATALPELADAALVIEAILEQLPAKQELFTALEDVVAADCLLATNTSSLSVTAVAGRLRHPGRCVGMHFFNPAPLLPLVEVISGFATDEAAATTAYDTAAAWGKKPVRCTDTPGFVVNRIARPFYAEALRAYEERVADPATIDAVLREGTGFRMGPFELTDLIGQDVNEAVTHSVWQAFFQDPKFTPSLAQRRLVESGLHGRKAGRGWFDYSEGADRPGPRTAEPCPAPGSVVLHAELPGPAAVLYELIEEAGIKVTRDRTPGEPEGFLRLPGGARLALTNGCPATSHVRGKDIRFDLSLDYRAATRIALAASAAVSEAELAEAVGLFQALGKQVSVIEDAPGMIVARTVAMIIDFAVDAAARGVASPGDIDTAMRLGVNYPGGPMEWARRLGTRWVWDLLDSMHRQGAGGRYVPSWALRRRADLEE; translated from the coding sequence ATGACGGCTCTCGCAACCAGCAGCACCGTGGCAGTGGTGGGCACCGGCACCATGGGGCAGGGCATCGCGCAGGTGGCGCTGGTCGCCGGCCATCGCGTACGCCTCTATGACACCGCCCCCGGGCGCGCCGGACAAGCCGCCGGGGCGATCGTGGGACGGCTGGACCGGCTCGTCGAAAAAGGCCGGATCACGGCGGACGAGCGGGATGCCGCCCGCGGACGCCTCTCCCCCGCCACCGCTCTCCCTGAGCTGGCCGACGCCGCACTGGTCATCGAGGCGATCCTGGAGCAACTGCCCGCCAAGCAGGAGCTCTTCACCGCCCTGGAGGATGTGGTGGCGGCCGACTGCCTGCTGGCCACCAACACCTCCTCGCTGTCCGTGACCGCGGTCGCGGGCCGGCTGCGCCACCCCGGCCGTTGTGTGGGCATGCACTTCTTCAACCCCGCGCCGCTGCTGCCGCTGGTCGAGGTGATCAGCGGCTTCGCCACCGACGAGGCCGCCGCCACCACCGCGTACGACACCGCCGCGGCCTGGGGCAAGAAGCCGGTGCGCTGTACGGACACCCCCGGTTTCGTCGTCAACCGCATCGCCCGCCCCTTCTACGCCGAAGCGCTGCGTGCCTACGAGGAGCGGGTCGCCGACCCGGCCACCATCGATGCGGTGCTGCGTGAGGGCACCGGCTTCAGGATGGGGCCGTTCGAGCTGACCGACCTCATCGGGCAGGACGTGAACGAGGCGGTCACCCACTCCGTGTGGCAGGCCTTCTTCCAGGACCCGAAGTTCACGCCCTCCCTGGCGCAGCGCCGGCTGGTCGAGTCCGGGCTGCACGGCCGCAAGGCGGGCCGTGGGTGGTTCGACTACTCCGAGGGTGCCGACCGGCCCGGACCGCGGACCGCTGAGCCCTGTCCGGCGCCCGGGTCCGTCGTCCTGCACGCGGAGCTGCCCGGCCCCGCCGCGGTGCTGTACGAGCTCATCGAGGAGGCGGGCATCAAGGTCACCCGCGACCGGACACCGGGGGAGCCGGAGGGTTTCCTGCGGCTGCCCGGCGGGGCCCGCCTGGCGCTGACCAACGGCTGTCCGGCCACGTCGCACGTCCGCGGGAAGGACATCCGCTTCGACCTCTCCCTGGACTACCGCGCCGCTACCCGTATTGCCTTGGCGGCCTCGGCGGCGGTCTCCGAGGCGGAGCTCGCCGAGGCGGTCGGGCTGTTCCAGGCGCTGGGCAAGCAGGTCAGCGTGATCGAGGACGCACCGGGGATGATCGTCGCCCGGACGGTCGCGATGATCATCGACTTCGCCGTGGACGCCGCGGCCCGCGGGGTGGCGAGTCCCGGGGACATCGACACGGCCATGCGGCTGGGCGTGAACTACCCCGGCGGCCCCATGGAGTGGGCCCGGCGGCTCGGTACCCGGTGGGTGTGGGATCTGCTGGATTCGATGCACCGCCAGGGCGCCGGCGGACGCTATGTACCGTCCTGGGCACTACGGCGCCGTGCAGACCTCGAGGAATAG
- the paaN gene encoding phenylacetic acid degradation protein PaaN gives MAAEMTAAQLIEKHRPTLDQALESIRTRAYWSPHPEHPKAYGESAAPDGLAAFEALRGRRFELDQPGTDDWTGEEVSPYGLKLDISYPHPDVDVLLPAMRAALPAWRDAGPETRAAVCLEILARISARTHEFAQAVMHTSGQAFMMAFQAGGPHAQDRGLEAVAYAYAEQARIPGQAPWSKPQGKRDPLELTKSFTAVPRGVALMIGCNTFPTWNGYPGLFASLATGNPVLVKPHPRAVLPLALTVKVAREVLAEAGFPADLVCLAVDRPDEGLAKTLAVRPEVRIIDYTGSTAFGDWLETHARQAQVFTEKAGVNTVVIDSTDDYKGMLGNLAFSLSLYSGQMCTTPQNLLIPRDGITTDAGPKSYDEVVSDLAGAVSGLLGDDARANALLGAIVNPQVTERIDAAAGLGEVALASREVPNPEFPGATVRTPVIVKLDGAKPDSEAAYLSECFGPVSFAVAVGSAADAVDLLRRTVREKGAMTVGAYTTSAEVEQLVEEACLEECAQLSLNLTGGVYVNQTAAFSDFHGSGGNPAANAALCDGAFVANRFRTVEVRRPA, from the coding sequence ATGGCCGCCGAAATGACCGCAGCGCAGTTGATCGAGAAGCACCGCCCGACCCTCGACCAGGCGCTGGAGTCGATCCGCACCCGCGCGTACTGGTCCCCGCACCCCGAGCACCCGAAGGCGTACGGCGAGAGCGCCGCGCCCGACGGGCTGGCCGCCTTCGAGGCCCTGCGCGGCCGCCGGTTCGAGCTCGACCAGCCGGGCACGGACGACTGGACCGGCGAGGAAGTCTCGCCGTACGGCCTGAAGTTGGACATCAGCTATCCGCACCCCGATGTGGACGTGCTGCTGCCGGCCATGCGCGCCGCGCTCCCCGCCTGGCGGGATGCCGGCCCCGAGACGCGCGCGGCGGTGTGTCTGGAGATCCTGGCCCGGATCAGCGCCCGCACCCACGAGTTCGCGCAGGCCGTGATGCACACCAGCGGCCAGGCCTTCATGATGGCGTTCCAGGCGGGCGGCCCGCATGCCCAGGACCGCGGCCTGGAGGCGGTGGCGTATGCGTACGCCGAGCAGGCCCGCATCCCGGGGCAGGCACCGTGGTCCAAGCCGCAGGGCAAGCGCGACCCGCTCGAGCTGACCAAGAGCTTCACGGCCGTGCCGCGCGGCGTCGCCCTGATGATCGGCTGCAACACCTTCCCGACGTGGAACGGCTATCCGGGCCTGTTCGCCTCCCTGGCGACCGGCAACCCGGTGCTGGTCAAGCCGCATCCGCGCGCCGTGCTGCCGCTGGCGCTGACCGTCAAGGTGGCCCGCGAGGTGCTCGCCGAGGCCGGCTTCCCCGCCGACCTGGTGTGCCTGGCCGTGGACCGGCCGGACGAAGGCCTGGCGAAGACACTGGCCGTCCGCCCCGAGGTCCGCATCATCGACTACACCGGCTCGACCGCCTTCGGCGACTGGCTGGAGACGCATGCCCGGCAGGCGCAGGTCTTCACGGAGAAGGCCGGCGTCAACACCGTCGTCATCGACTCCACCGATGACTACAAGGGCATGCTCGGCAACCTCGCCTTCTCGCTGTCGCTCTACAGCGGCCAGATGTGCACCACCCCGCAGAATCTGCTGATCCCGCGCGACGGCATCACCACGGACGCCGGCCCGAAGTCGTACGACGAGGTGGTCAGCGACCTCGCGGGCGCGGTGAGCGGCCTGCTGGGCGACGATGCACGCGCCAACGCCCTGCTGGGCGCCATCGTCAATCCGCAGGTCACAGAGCGGATCGACGCGGCGGCCGGGCTCGGCGAGGTGGCCCTGGCCTCCCGCGAGGTGCCCAACCCCGAGTTCCCCGGCGCCACGGTCCGCACCCCGGTGATCGTCAAGCTGGACGGCGCCAAGCCGGACTCCGAGGCGGCTTACCTTTCGGAGTGCTTCGGCCCGGTGTCCTTCGCGGTGGCCGTCGGCTCCGCGGCCGACGCGGTGGATCTGCTGCGGCGCACGGTCCGTGAGAAGGGCGCCATGACGGTCGGCGCGTACACCACCTCCGCCGAGGTCGAGCAGCTGGTGGAGGAGGCCTGCCTGGAGGAGTGTGCGCAGCTGTCGCTGAATCTGACCGGCGGGGTCTATGTGAACCAGACCGCGGCGTTCTCGGACTTCCACGGCTCGGGCGGCAACCCGGCGGCCAATGCGGCGCTGTGTGACGGCGCCTTCGTGGCCAACCGCTTCCGGACGGTGGAGGTGCGACGGCCGGCGTGA